The genomic region CACGTCTGGCTCGGCTACGAAGACTCCGGCTTGCCGGAAGGTGACCCGCTGCCGCCGCTGCCGGAAGGGTCGTTCGCGGTGAAGGATCCGGAGGACGTCGCGGTGAAGATCGTGGAGCAGATCCGCGAGCTCCGCCCCCACGTGATCATCACCTACGACGAAAATGGTGGCTACCCCCACCCGGACCACCTGATGGTGCACGCGGTGTCCATGATCGCTTGGGAACGCGCAGGGGACGCTGAATTCGCCCCTGAGACGGGTGAGCCGTGGACTCCGTTGAAGCTGTACTACAGCCACGGGTTTATCCTGCAGCGCATGAAGCTGCTGCAGGAGCGACTCATTCAGCGCGGCGAGCAGAGCCCCTACGAGCTGATGATCAAGCGCTGGGAAGAAAACGAAGGCGACGTCTTCGGCCGCGTGACCACCCAGGTGGAGTGCGCTGACTACTTCCAGCACCGCGCAGACGCGCTCACCGCGCACGCCACCCAGATCGACCCCGCCGGCGCGTTTTTGGCCAGCCCCGTCGAAGACCAGCAGGACGTGTGGCCCACGGAGGAATTCGAGCTGGCCGCATCCCGAGTGGACACGACGCTGCCGGAGACAGACCTGTTTGCCGGCATCGAGGAGGAGCACTAAATGTCAACGTTTACAATCGCCGCCGCCAACGCGACCAGCTTTGTCCTCGCCCAGGCGCCGGGCGACACCCCGGTCGGACCGGACT from Corynebacterium fournieri harbors:
- the mca gene encoding mycothiol conjugate amidase Mca, with product MTGLRLMAIHAHPDDESSKGAATMAKYAAEGNRVRVVTCTDGRRGDVLNPAMDRPGVLDNILEVRREEMARAAAALGVEHVWLGYEDSGLPEGDPLPPLPEGSFAVKDPEDVAVKIVEQIRELRPHVIITYDENGGYPHPDHLMVHAVSMIAWERAGDAEFAPETGEPWTPLKLYYSHGFILQRMKLLQERLIQRGEQSPYELMIKRWEENEGDVFGRVTTQVECADYFQHRADALTAHATQIDPAGAFLASPVEDQQDVWPTEEFELAASRVDTTLPETDLFAGIEEEH